The genomic DNA GCAGTTGCCGGGAGACAAACATCGCGGGCAGAATCGGAGTATCGCGGTCAGCGCGATGGTAGCGGCGGCGGGACTGGCGCGCGAGTTGGCGGCGATCGCCGGGGAACAGCACGCGACCGAGGATCCGGCGCGCACGGCGGCGTTCGCGATTGACGAAGTCGTGCCGCGAGCCGCGGTGGAGCCCGGTTCGGTGGAAGAAGTGGCTGCGGTGCTGAAGTACGCGCACGCGCGTAAGCTGGTGGTGGTGCCGGCGGGAGGCTGCACGCACCAGCATACCGGCGGAATTCCCGAAAGGATTGACATCCTGCTGCGCACCGAACGGCTGAAGGCGGTGGAGCATTACGACCCCGGAGACCTGATGATCGGGGTGGGCGCGGGCACGACGTTGGCCGAGGTCGAACGCAAGATCGGGCCGCACCAGCAGATGCTTCCGCTGGAGACGTCGCAGCCAGAGAAAAGCACGATCGGAGGAGCGCTGGCGACGGCGGCACACGGCCCGCTGAAGCACCTGTACGGCGGGCTGCGCGATTTCTGCACCGGCGTGCGGTTCGTTACAGCGGACGGGAAGATCGCCAAGGCGGGCGCGAAGGTGGTGAAAAACGTCGCCGGATACGACCTGATGAAGCTGCTGATCGGCAGCTACGGCACGATGGCCGTGATCACCGGCGCGAGCTTCAAGCTGTTTTCGCGGCCGTCGCAGACGCGGACGTTCCTCGCGGTGTTCCCGCGTTTGGCGGAGGCAATGACGTTTCGCGACTGCGTGCTGCGCTCGCCGCTGACCCCGGTGTGTCTGGAGTTGGTGTCGCCGCACGCGCAACAGATGCCCGCGGAAACTTCCCACCCTGTTGCACCAAACTCGGGAGCAGCAAGGGAAGGGCAAGCGGACGAAACCTGGCGCGTACTCGTGCGTGCCGCGGGAAGCGACAGGGTGCTGGCGCGGTATCGGGCAGAGTTAGGAGCGTTGGCGGTGACCAGCGAGATGGACGGCGAGGACGAGGCCCGGATGTGGCGCTACGTTGCCGAGTTCCCGCACATGCTATTTGAACGCAGTCATAATGCCATGCTGTTGCGCGTGGACGTCGCATTGCAGGACGTGGCGCCGGTGCTGGAAGCGGCGGAGCGCGCGGCGTTGGACAACAGTTTCGTGTGCGCGGCGACGGGAAGGATTGGGGCGGGTTCGCTGCTGCTGGGTTTCGCGCCGATCGCGGTGGATCCGCCGTCGGCGATGCAGTACGTCAATGCGGTTTCGTACCTGCGCGGAATGGCGCCGCACGACGGATCGGCGATCGTGCTGCGCTGCCCGCTGGAGGCCAAGCGGCACTTCAGCGTATGGGGCAGCACACCCAATGATATCGGCGCGATGAAGGCGCTCAAGCGCGTGTTCGACGGCGAGGACATATTGAACCGGGGGAGGTTCCTGTTCTGAGCGCGAGCCCTCTCAATGCGGACCCTGGCGTGAGCGGCGTCGCACCAGCGGTGCATCCGCAGCACTCTAATTTCACCGGGCCGGACCAGCCAACCTGGGATCTGTACTCCAAGTGCATCCATTGCGGGTTGTGCCTGCAGCAGTGCCCGACCTATCGCGTGCTGGGACGAGAGGCGGATTCGCCGCGCGGGCGCATCTACCAGGTGCTGCAGGTGGACGCGGGGCGGCTGGAAATCGGTGATTCCTTCGTCAC from Terriglobia bacterium includes the following:
- a CDS encoding FAD-binding oxidoreductase; this encodes MVAAAGLARELAAIAGEQHATEDPARTAAFAIDEVVPRAAVEPGSVEEVAAVLKYAHARKLVVVPAGGCTHQHTGGIPERIDILLRTERLKAVEHYDPGDLMIGVGAGTTLAEVERKIGPHQQMLPLETSQPEKSTIGGALATAAHGPLKHLYGGLRDFCTGVRFVTADGKIAKAGAKVVKNVAGYDLMKLLIGSYGTMAVITGASFKLFSRPSQTRTFLAVFPRLAEAMTFRDCVLRSPLTPVCLELVSPHAQQMPAETSHPVAPNSGAAREGQADETWRVLVRAAGSDRVLARYRAELGALAVTSEMDGEDEARMWRYVAEFPHMLFERSHNAMLLRVDVALQDVAPVLEAAERAALDNSFVCAATGRIGAGSLLLGFAPIAVDPPSAMQYVNAVSYLRGMAPHDGSAIVLRCPLEAKRHFSVWGSTPNDIGAMKALKRVFDGEDILNRGRFLF